In Trifolium pratense cultivar HEN17-A07 linkage group LG7, ARS_RC_1.1, whole genome shotgun sequence, a genomic segment contains:
- the LOC123895202 gene encoding uncharacterized protein LOC123895202 — translation MFTKGPDKNPFRWVREKEVYFIETLTGRQGMTRDPVMRSAANGMQNDFTEDELSDQILRQAQNFLPHKYEVVSMVLFQKVRLICYQGMLLCAKFCRKGVQ, via the exons ATGTTCACTAAAGGACCTGACAAAAACCCATTTAGATGGGTCAGAGAG AAGGAAGTGTATTTCATCGAGACACTTACTGGAAGACAAGGAATGACGAGGGATCCG GTGATGAGGAGTGCTGCTAATGGAATGCAGAATGATTTCACTGAGGATGAATTGTCAGATCAGATTCTGCGGCAAGCTCAGAATTTTCTACCACACAAGTATGAAGTAGTATCAATGGTTCTCTTCCAAAAAGTAAGGCTTATATGTTACCAGGGGATGCTTCTATGTGCAAAGTTCTGCAGAAAAG GTGTTCAATGA
- the LOC123895203 gene encoding CBS domain-containing protein CBSX5-like isoform X2 produces MAVSFLTHELSELCLGKPPLKSISTSATVVDAIEVLRSSNESFVSVWNCDNSEFGRCECVGKICMVDVIVFLCKEENLLCPSSALKTPISHVLPKVYGLVVHLEHSSSLLEAINLILQGAQNLVVPILQTKRGGTLRRKQQQKSSSINSHNGAEFCWLTQEDVIRFLLSSIGHFTPLPARSIDTLDIISSDVLAIDYYSPASSAVKAISKSLAQQTSVAIVDSDGTFVGDLMAYIDCGGPPEDLVRLVKTRLREKNLEKLLQEFTILTSSAGDVSASSSSDEESPARSLTRSGKYARSPSYSARYVRKAEAIVCHPKSSLIAVMIQAIAHRVNYLWVIEDDCSLVGIVTFSNILKVFREHLETI; encoded by the exons ATGGCAGTATCATTTCTGACACATGAGTTATCTGAACTCTGTCTCGGTAAGCCACCGTTGAAGTCCATTTCAACGTCGGCCACCGTCGTCGACGCAATTGAAGTCCTCCGAAGCTCCAACGAGAGTTTCGTGAGTGTTTGGAACTGTGACAACTCTGAATTTGGTCGTTGTGAATGTGTTGGAAAAATTTGTATGGTTGatgttattgtttttctttgtaaaGAGGAAAATCTTCTGTGTCCTTCTTCTGCTCTTAAAACGCCTATTTCTCATGTTTTACCTAAGGTTTATGGTCTTGTTGTGCATCTAGAACATTCTTCCAg CTTATTGGAAGCCATTAATCTAATACTCCAAGGAGCACAAAATCTTGTGGTGCcaattttacaaacaaaaagaGGTGGCACATTAAGGAGAAAACAGCAACAGAAGTCATCATCAATCAACAGCCACAACGGTGCTGAGTTCTGCTGGTTAACTCAAGAGGATGTGATCAGGTTCCTGCTCAGTTCCATTGGTCACTTCACTCCACTTCCTGCACGCTCCATTGATACTCTCGATATCATCAGCTCTGATGTGCTTGCCATTGATTACTATTCCCCTGCATCATCGGCTGTTAAAGCCATCTCAAAGTCGCTCGCACAACAAACGTCTGTTGCGATTGTCGACAGTGATGGGACATTCGTCG GGGACTTGATGGCCTACATTGATTGTGGCGGCCCACCTGAGGATCTAGTGAGACTTGTAAAGACAAGGTTGAGAGAGAAGAATTTGGAAAAATTGCTACAAGAATTTACTATTTTGACTTCCTCAGCCGGTGATGTGTCGGCCTCCTCTTCCTCAGACGAGGAAAGTCCGGCAAGGAGTTTGACGAGGTCCGGAAAGTATGCAAGGTCACCGAGCTACTCAGCTAGATATGTGAGGAAGGCAGAGGCTATTGTGTGTCATCCCAAGAGCTCCTTGATTGCTGTGATGATTCAAGCAATTGCTCATAGAGTGAACTACTTGTGGGTTATTGAAGATGATTGCAGCTTAGTTGGCATTGTTACTTTTTCTAATATCTTGAAGGTGTTTAGAGAACATTTAGAAACTATTTAG
- the LOC123895203 gene encoding CBS domain-containing protein CBSX5-like isoform X1, which translates to MAVSFLTHELSELCLGKPPLKSISTSATVVDAIEVLRSSNESFVSVWNCDNSEFGRCECVGKICMVDVIVFLCKEENLLCPSSALKTPISHVLPKVYGLVVHLEHSSSLLEAINLILQGAQNLVVPILQTKRGGTLRRKQQQKSSSINSHNGAEFCWLTQEDVIRFLLSSIGHFTPLPARSIDTLDIISSDVLAIDYYSPASSAVKAISKSLAQQTSVAIVDSDGTFVGEISPFTLACCDETVAAAITTLSAGDLMAYIDCGGPPEDLVRLVKTRLREKNLEKLLQEFTILTSSAGDVSASSSSDEESPARSLTRSGKYARSPSYSARYVRKAEAIVCHPKSSLIAVMIQAIAHRVNYLWVIEDDCSLVGIVTFSNILKVFREHLETI; encoded by the exons ATGGCAGTATCATTTCTGACACATGAGTTATCTGAACTCTGTCTCGGTAAGCCACCGTTGAAGTCCATTTCAACGTCGGCCACCGTCGTCGACGCAATTGAAGTCCTCCGAAGCTCCAACGAGAGTTTCGTGAGTGTTTGGAACTGTGACAACTCTGAATTTGGTCGTTGTGAATGTGTTGGAAAAATTTGTATGGTTGatgttattgtttttctttgtaaaGAGGAAAATCTTCTGTGTCCTTCTTCTGCTCTTAAAACGCCTATTTCTCATGTTTTACCTAAGGTTTATGGTCTTGTTGTGCATCTAGAACATTCTTCCAg CTTATTGGAAGCCATTAATCTAATACTCCAAGGAGCACAAAATCTTGTGGTGCcaattttacaaacaaaaagaGGTGGCACATTAAGGAGAAAACAGCAACAGAAGTCATCATCAATCAACAGCCACAACGGTGCTGAGTTCTGCTGGTTAACTCAAGAGGATGTGATCAGGTTCCTGCTCAGTTCCATTGGTCACTTCACTCCACTTCCTGCACGCTCCATTGATACTCTCGATATCATCAGCTCTGATGTGCTTGCCATTGATTACTATTCCCCTGCATCATCGGCTGTTAAAGCCATCTCAAAGTCGCTCGCACAACAAACGTCTGTTGCGATTGTCGACAGTGATGGGACATTCGTCGGTGAGATATCTCCTTTCACACTTGCTTGTTGTGATGAGACGGTTGCAGCTGCAATCACGACTTTGTCTGCAGGGGACTTGATGGCCTACATTGATTGTGGCGGCCCACCTGAGGATCTAGTGAGACTTGTAAAGACAAGGTTGAGAGAGAAGAATTTGGAAAAATTGCTACAAGAATTTACTATTTTGACTTCCTCAGCCGGTGATGTGTCGGCCTCCTCTTCCTCAGACGAGGAAAGTCCGGCAAGGAGTTTGACGAGGTCCGGAAAGTATGCAAGGTCACCGAGCTACTCAGCTAGATATGTGAGGAAGGCAGAGGCTATTGTGTGTCATCCCAAGAGCTCCTTGATTGCTGTGATGATTCAAGCAATTGCTCATAGAGTGAACTACTTGTGGGTTATTGAAGATGATTGCAGCTTAGTTGGCATTGTTACTTTTTCTAATATCTTGAAGGTGTTTAGAGAACATTTAGAAACTATTTAG